The region GCAATTTTTTGCGCGACTTCCACTAATACATCATCACCTTTTTGATGACCCAAAGTATCATTAAGCAGTTTAAAGCGATCAATATCGATTAACGCAATAGTGCCTTTGCCTTGAGTACGACTTAGCCTGTTTAGGTCTTTTTGCAGTGTTTGATGCATTCCACGTCGATTAGGGATATTGGTCAAGCTGTCGTAATTGGCTAAGTGATGCAGTTCTTTATTAAGTGCTTGGAGCTGGGCTTCTTGTTCTCGGCGAATTAACTCGACTTCAACCCAAGATGCCATTAACTGCAAAGCATCAATATCAACGTCGCGAAACATTCTTGGGTAGGGTGTTGGGCTGGAGAAATTAAGGGTGCCATAGAGTTCGCCGTTTAAGCGGATGGGTATACCAATATAGGATTCAAGTCCAAATGCCTTATATGCAGGGTGTACAGCGAAAATATCGTTTTCACCCATGTGTTCAATACCCACAGGACCTTTTGCATTACAGGTAATACTGCAGTATGTCGAATCTAAGTCAAAGCAGTCTTCAGGGTTTAAAGGCACTTCATCTGGGGTAACGCAGTATTTAACCACATATTGGTCTTGATCAATTTTAGATAAAATCCCAATACATAAATCAAACCGTTCTAGCCCCATCTTTAATAGCTCGATTAGCTGATATTCAAAGCCTTTACTGTGATCTTGGGTGACTTGGTATAGCCGGCGAATAACGAGTTCGCTGCTTGATTTATTGGTCATTAATTTCATCCTTGCAATTAATTCGATCACCTTGGGTAAGTGAAAGGGTTACAACGAGTAATATTTTTATTCTTATTCTTAATGCTTAAGCATCAGAATATAAATAACTTGAGCTAGAGTAAACATAATTTTTAATGACCTGGGTTGTGGCAATCCCTTATCGCCGACGAAAGTGAAATAGCGTCATTGACGTTTTTATAATGCTTAGCAAGAATATGCCGATTGCGACTCGGCGTTAGCCGACAATATGGTCTTAATTAGCGTATAGCGATTTATTACAAACATAAGTTTATTACGAATATAAGCTGGGGAAAGCTGATTGGTGATCAAAAGGACGTGGTAAGACGTATCAAAAATTGACGGTAAATATTTTGCTTCAATCTTTATATCAAAAGCTAATCAGCTAATAAAGAGCTAATAAAAAGATAATAAAAAACCCCTTAGAATAAATCCTAAAGGGCTTGTTATCGCTCTATGTTTCAAGAGCTGTTTTGCGCTAACAAAACATCAAAGGTAAACGTCCAACGAATTTAGCAAGCCAATGCATACTCAATACGTCTTTGGTTTTATTGCTGCTTACATTTCCCTAAGTGATTAGGTCATCATGCCAGCAACAACATATTAGTTTTAGTATGACTTTTGCATTTCAACAAAGATACTTTTGTAGCTGTTGATTACGCGATTAAATAATTTAGTCATTTTTGAATCTCCACTCAGTAATATAAGAAATAATTAGTAGAGTTGGGGATGTAACTCGAAATCCATTCTGTTCAAGTCCAATCGACCTTCTCTCAACACAGGACGAATGATACAGCTGTTCATTTTTTAACTCAAACGAGTAAAATTAATCTTTAGCATTAGTTTAATTAATCTAATTTTATTGAAATAATTTTACTATTAAAGATTTTATCTGTATTTTTTATTTTAAAACAAGGGTTTGTATTATTTTTGCTTTGTTTTTACGGTTAGTATATCTATTGCTTTAAATGTTAAATTTTAGATTTATCGCTTGAGGTAGCATGAATTAGTAAATCGTAGTTTAGAAAGAGATATTTTACAAATATGTAAACAAATCCCTAGCAGAAATATTTTTGGTAGTCAATATGTAAAACAGGGTAGTTTGCACCGATACACAAAACCAATCAAAAGGTGCTTAAAGAAGGTAAGTTTGATTGATTTGAGCCAATTTTAAATGATATAAAATGGGGGTGTGCAACATTAATTATTTGACCTAAGCTATTGTATTTAAGTGATTAATTAGTGAAGTAAACTTTG is a window of Shewanella donghaensis DNA encoding:
- a CDS encoding sensor domain-containing diguanylate cyclase, which translates into the protein MTNKSSSELVIRRLYQVTQDHSKGFEYQLIELLKMGLERFDLCIGILSKIDQDQYVVKYCVTPDEVPLNPEDCFDLDSTYCSITCNAKGPVGIEHMGENDIFAVHPAYKAFGLESYIGIPIRLNGELYGTLNFSSPTPYPRMFRDVDIDALQLMASWVEVELIRREQEAQLQALNKELHHLANYDSLTNIPNRRGMHQTLQKDLNRLSRTQGKGTIALIDIDRFKLLNDTLGHQKGDDVLVEVAQKIAQSLRDYDLVARFGGEEFLIWLPDTNQEQCAIVCQRIMHDIGTIAIAANPITVSIGACHFSFDNYKADDITQLIGDIISEADTVLYDAKAQGRNRLNSVTKVLSAN